In Choloepus didactylus isolate mChoDid1 chromosome 18, mChoDid1.pri, whole genome shotgun sequence, a single genomic region encodes these proteins:
- the LOC119513751 gene encoding LOW QUALITY PROTEIN: phosphoglycerate mutase 1-like (The sequence of the model RefSeq protein was modified relative to this genomic sequence to represent the inferred CDS: inserted 2 bases in 1 codon), translated as MIQTPGPSQAWLRQRPLAPPSHRQEFRSLMGKRRHSGHTRDPPGKASSAVFPPATHSREQVAPILQAAPPRLPQGGARASHPKAALVAAYKLVLIRHGKSTWNLENHFSGWYDADLSPAGHEEAKRGGQALQDAGXRFDICFTSVQKRAIWTLWAVLEAIDQMWLPVVRTWRLNERHYRGLTGLNKAETAAKHGEAQVKIWRRSYDVPPLPMEPDHPFYSNISKDCRYADLTEDQLPSCESLKDTIARALPFWNEEIVPHIKEGKWVLIAAHGKSLQGIVRHLEGLSEEAIMELNLPTGIPIVYELDKNLKSIKPMQFLGNEETVHKAMEAVAAQGKAKK; from the exons ATGATCCAGACCCCCGGCCCCAGCCAGGCGTGGCTACGTCAGAGGCCTTTGGCCCCACCCTCACACAGACAAGAGTTCCGCTCACTGATGGGTAAACGGAGGCACAGCGGTCACACCCGGGACCCCCCGGGGAAAGCCAG CAGCGCCGTCTTTCCTCCAGCAACACATTCCCGAGAGCAGGTGGCCCCGATCCTTCAGGCCGCGCCCCCACGGCTGCCACAGGGCGGGGCCCGCGCCTCA CATCCCAAAGCCGCTCTCGTGGCCGCCTACAAGCTAGTGTTGATCCGGCATGGCAAGAGCACCTGGAACCTGGAGAACCATTTCAGCGGCTGGTACGATGCCGACCTGAGCCCAGCAGGGCATGAGGAGGCAAAGCGTGGTGGTCAGGCGCTGCAAGATGCTGG TAGATTTGACATCTGCTTCACCTCAGTGCAGAAGAGAGCAATTTGGACCCTATGGGCTGTGCTGGAAGCCATTGACCAGATGTGGCTGCCAGTAGTGAGGACTTGGCGCCTCAATGAGCGGCACTATAGGGGTCTGACTGGCCTCAATAAAGCAGAAACTGCTGCCAAGCATGGCGAAGCCCAGGTTAAGATCTGGAGGCGCTCCTATGACGTTCCGCCACTGCCAATGGAGCCTGACCATCCCTTCTACAGTAACATCAGTAAGGATTGCAGGTATGCAGACCTCACTGAAGATCAGCTACCTTCCTGTGAGAGTCTGAAGGACACTATTGCCAGAGCCCTGCCTTTTTGGAATGAAGAAATAGTTCCCCATATCAAGGAGGGGAAGTGGGTATTGATTGCAGCTCATGGCAAGAGTCTTCAGGGCATTGTCAGGCATCTGGAGGGTCTCTCTGAAGAGGCTATCATGGAGCTGAACCTGCCCACTGGTATTCCAATTGTCTACGAGTTGGACAAGAACTTGAAGTCCATCAAGCCCATGCAGTTCCTAGGAAATGAAGAGACTGTGCATAAGGCCATGGAAGCTGTGGCTGCCCAGGGCAAGGCCAAGAAGTGA